In Chitinophaga nivalis, a single genomic region encodes these proteins:
- a CDS encoding MG2 domain-containing protein, which translates to MHPHLKKKRHHLKWMIPAALLTGAMSTLAVLQPPGHWSDRIVKAIQQFNNRFPVEKVYLHLDKDYYAAGETIWFKGYITLQGGPAIQATNLYVELLDKNNNVVQKKILAISNAGAPGNIELPETQKPGVYQLRAYTAWMLNFDPAFSYSRSIEIFDPAKKAAPVADTTAPDFAIQFFPEGGNLIAGQANQVAFKAIDNNGYPIEVTGVVKNGKGANSGTIKSIHDGMGVFEITPANAQDSYQAVVKSSKGQTKTVALPAAQLTGASLKIFNKGSRIFYQAVPANASDTALNELVVVAQMGQQLVYKALLDISEGRISGFIPADKLPSGILQVTLFAKNGLPLSERLTFVHRNDLMQIDVLESDTHKEPRKKNTFVLRLPDTLQTSISVAVTDADAVPVDKNVNSIVSTFLLTSDIKGYVYNPAWYFRNDSAATLQALDLVMMTNGWRRFSWEKIVNDEFPTVKFPYEQGLLMKGTATMPNGRLMQGGKLDMIIKLPADSSSMFASAPINEKGEFSLANMVFPDTAYIYYQGNDLVRKGIDVNVRIDNHFFERPTQVKLPYPLRIPPAVDNNALKLFLANAAEGNKVNRAVNNKTVYLKEVNVNAKKAAPEETTEKRYTSGMFAGGDGYTFDLTKEVPTAFNIFQYLQSKVAGLQITGDMNNPSLSWRGGKPGLYLNEMQSDVSMLSNLSIQDIALIKVFRPPFLGGFGGANGAIAVYTKKGGDNAQTPDPSIRGFKLYKKAGYSVVKQFYSPDYSVKKEVHALPDKRLTLYWSPNVAVDTLTHTATVEFYNNDFTKRFRLVVEGIGDDGSVGRFEQEY; encoded by the coding sequence ATGCACCCGCACCTGAAGAAAAAGAGACATCACCTGAAATGGATGATTCCTGCTGCGCTGCTGACCGGAGCAATGAGTACGCTGGCTGTTTTGCAACCACCCGGCCATTGGTCTGACCGCATTGTAAAAGCAATACAACAATTCAATAACCGGTTTCCCGTAGAAAAAGTTTACCTCCACCTGGATAAAGACTACTACGCAGCCGGGGAAACCATCTGGTTCAAGGGATACATTACCCTCCAGGGCGGACCAGCCATCCAGGCCACCAATCTATATGTGGAATTACTGGATAAGAATAACAACGTGGTACAGAAGAAGATCCTGGCCATCAGCAATGCCGGCGCTCCTGGTAACATAGAGCTGCCGGAAACGCAGAAACCAGGCGTATACCAGCTCCGTGCCTACACCGCCTGGATGCTCAACTTCGACCCCGCCTTCAGTTACTCCCGCTCCATCGAAATCTTTGACCCGGCTAAAAAGGCAGCCCCGGTAGCCGATACCACGGCCCCCGACTTCGCCATACAGTTTTTCCCGGAAGGAGGTAACCTTATTGCCGGACAAGCCAACCAGGTGGCCTTCAAAGCCATCGACAACAATGGCTACCCCATTGAAGTCACCGGTGTGGTGAAAAACGGAAAAGGCGCCAATAGCGGCACCATCAAAAGTATACACGATGGGATGGGCGTATTTGAAATTACCCCTGCCAACGCCCAGGACAGCTACCAGGCTGTGGTAAAAAGCAGTAAAGGCCAGACCAAAACAGTGGCCCTGCCTGCCGCCCAGCTCACCGGCGCGTCCCTGAAAATATTCAATAAAGGCAGCCGCATCTTTTATCAGGCCGTACCGGCCAACGCCAGCGACACTGCCCTGAATGAACTGGTGGTAGTAGCCCAGATGGGACAGCAACTGGTATACAAAGCCCTGCTGGACATCAGCGAAGGCCGTATCAGTGGCTTCATTCCGGCAGACAAGCTCCCTTCCGGCATTCTGCAGGTAACCCTGTTTGCCAAAAACGGACTGCCGCTGTCTGAACGACTCACCTTTGTACACCGCAACGACCTGATGCAGATTGACGTATTGGAGTCGGATACCCATAAGGAACCCCGCAAAAAGAATACGTTTGTACTGCGGCTGCCGGATACCCTGCAAACCAGTATATCCGTTGCCGTTACCGATGCGGATGCGGTGCCGGTGGATAAAAATGTCAACAGCATCGTATCTACCTTCCTGCTCACCTCCGATATCAAAGGATATGTATACAACCCGGCCTGGTATTTCCGGAACGATTCTGCAGCTACCCTGCAGGCATTGGACCTGGTGATGATGACCAACGGCTGGCGGCGTTTCAGCTGGGAGAAAATCGTCAACGACGAATTTCCTACTGTCAAATTCCCGTACGAACAGGGCCTGCTGATGAAAGGTACTGCCACCATGCCCAACGGCCGGCTGATGCAGGGCGGTAAGCTGGATATGATCATCAAACTGCCCGCCGACAGCTCTTCCATGTTTGCCTCTGCCCCTATCAATGAAAAAGGAGAGTTCAGCCTGGCGAACATGGTATTCCCCGACACCGCCTATATCTATTACCAGGGCAATGACCTCGTGAGAAAAGGTATCGATGTCAATGTGCGGATAGATAACCACTTCTTTGAAAGGCCGACGCAGGTTAAATTGCCTTATCCGCTGCGCATACCGCCGGCGGTAGACAACAACGCCCTGAAACTGTTCCTGGCGAATGCAGCAGAAGGCAACAAGGTAAACCGCGCCGTAAACAATAAAACCGTTTACCTGAAAGAGGTGAATGTAAACGCGAAAAAAGCAGCGCCGGAAGAAACGACCGAAAAACGATACACCTCCGGTATGTTTGCCGGTGGCGATGGGTATACTTTCGACCTCACCAAAGAAGTACCTACTGCCTTTAACATCTTCCAGTACCTGCAATCCAAAGTAGCCGGACTGCAGATTACCGGCGATATGAACAATCCATCGCTCTCCTGGCGGGGTGGCAAACCCGGTTTGTATCTCAACGAGATGCAGTCTGATGTGAGCATGCTCAGCAACCTCTCCATCCAGGATATCGCGCTGATTAAAGTATTCCGTCCGCCGTTTCTGGGTGGCTTCGGCGGCGCCAATGGCGCCATTGCCGTATACACCAAAAAAGGCGGCGACAATGCACAGACGCCGGATCCCAGCATCCGGGGCTTCAAACTGTATAAGAAAGCCGGTTATAGCGTTGTTAAACAGTTCTATTCACCGGACTACTCCGTTAAGAAAGAAGTGCATGCATTACCTGATAAACGCCTGACGCTTTACTGGAGTCCGAATGTAGCCGTGGATACCCTCACCCATACCGCCACAGTAGAATTCTACAACAATGACTTCACGAAACGTTTTCGTTTAGTCGTGGAAGGTATAGGAGATGATGGTAGTGTAGGCAGATTTGAACAGGAATATTAG
- a CDS encoding type II asparaginase has translation MRVFVYSLLLCCISTAVLQLCSLETVAQHKRKKGNIAQTRDNNLPNIVVLATGGTIAGAGTSSVSAGYTSGKVPVNQLLNAVPEAKKLANLSGEQIASVGSQAMADSIWLKLAKRVNQLCAREEVDGIVITHGTDTESETAYFLQLTVKSIKPVVVVGAMRSATAISADGPKNLYDAIAVAATRSSANRGVLIAMNEQIFSAREATKTNTTSTATFQSPNAGPLGVVYDGKVSWYHSILRKHTIDTEFDISQVTALPKVDILYGYANMDASLVDCLLSAGTKGIVIAGVGNGNLYPTVAVKVREATSKGIPVVRASRTASGRVTLQGETDDRQLGTVVSDDLDPSKARVLLQLALLKTNNTAIIQDMFFRY, from the coding sequence ATGCGTGTTTTCGTATATAGCTTACTGTTATGCTGTATCAGTACCGCTGTTTTACAGCTGTGTTCTTTGGAAACAGTTGCACAGCACAAAAGGAAAAAGGGTAATATCGCTCAGACACGGGACAATAACTTGCCAAATATTGTTGTACTAGCAACCGGTGGTACTATTGCCGGCGCAGGCACTTCGAGTGTCAGCGCCGGCTATACTTCCGGTAAGGTGCCCGTTAATCAGCTGCTGAATGCCGTACCCGAAGCTAAAAAGCTGGCTAACCTCAGCGGCGAACAGATTGCTTCGGTAGGGAGTCAGGCGATGGCAGACAGCATCTGGCTGAAACTGGCCAAACGGGTAAATCAGCTATGCGCCCGCGAAGAGGTGGATGGTATTGTGATTACACACGGTACCGATACCGAAAGTGAAACCGCTTATTTCCTACAGCTCACGGTGAAGAGTATCAAGCCGGTGGTGGTGGTAGGGGCCATGCGTTCGGCTACCGCTATTTCTGCTGACGGACCTAAAAATCTCTATGACGCCATTGCCGTAGCTGCCACCAGAAGTTCGGCTAACCGGGGGGTATTGATTGCCATGAACGAGCAGATTTTTTCTGCCCGGGAAGCCACCAAAACCAATACCACCAGCACAGCTACTTTTCAAAGCCCCAACGCAGGGCCGCTGGGCGTTGTATACGATGGCAAAGTATCGTGGTACCATAGTATTCTCCGGAAACATACCATTGATACGGAATTCGATATTTCCCAGGTTACGGCTTTACCTAAGGTAGATATTCTCTATGGCTATGCCAATATGGATGCTTCCCTGGTAGACTGCCTCCTGAGTGCAGGCACCAAAGGTATTGTGATTGCCGGCGTAGGCAATGGCAACCTGTATCCGACTGTGGCCGTGAAGGTGAGAGAAGCTACCAGTAAGGGTATTCCGGTGGTAAGAGCCTCCCGCACTGCCAGTGGCCGCGTTACCCTGCAGGGCGAAACTGACGACCGGCAGCTGGGCACCGTGGTATCCGACGACCTGGACCCATCCAAAGCACGGGTATTACTGCAACTCGCTTTATTAAAAACAAACAACACTGCCATCATACAGGATATGTTTTTCCGATATTAG
- a CDS encoding catalase: MAEEKKKLTTASGIPYVEHENSMTAGPRGPILLQDFILHEKMAHFNRERIPERVVHAKGTGAYGTFTVTHDITAYTKAKIFNKIGKQTRMMARFSTVGGEKGSADAERDPRGFALKFYTEDGNWDLVGNNTPVFFIKDPKKFSDFIHTQKRDPRTNCKSPTMMWDFWSLNPESLHQVMTLMSNRGTPRSYRHMHGFGSHTFSFLNAANERFYVKFHFITQQGIENFTDAEAVEMKGKDPDHAQRDLVEAIDRKDFPRWTLKIQVMPEAEAKTYRWNPFDLTKVWPHADYPLIEVGVMELNEIPRNYFADVEQAAFAPAHVVDGIGYSPDKMLQGRLLSYPDAHRYRLGVNYEQLPVNRCPFAVNNYERDGAMRLDGNQGSAPNYFPNSFDNIVPDPAYKAPGQELDGLFADWYDRNAPGEDDHYTQPGNLFRLLTPEEKRDAIHNIVGAMSGISGPKKDEIINRQLCHFFRADIQLGMSIASGLGVKVDMPAHAK, translated from the coding sequence ATGGCTGAAGAAAAGAAGAAGCTCACCACCGCCTCCGGCATCCCCTACGTTGAACATGAAAACTCCATGACAGCTGGTCCACGTGGCCCCATCCTGTTACAGGACTTTATCCTGCACGAAAAAATGGCCCACTTCAACCGGGAAAGGATTCCTGAAAGAGTGGTGCATGCAAAAGGTACAGGTGCCTACGGTACTTTTACGGTTACCCACGACATCACAGCCTACACCAAAGCAAAGATCTTTAACAAAATAGGCAAGCAAACACGCATGATGGCACGCTTCTCCACCGTAGGCGGCGAAAAAGGGTCTGCAGATGCAGAACGTGACCCACGTGGCTTTGCCCTGAAATTCTATACAGAAGATGGTAACTGGGACCTGGTAGGTAACAACACACCAGTATTCTTCATCAAGGATCCGAAAAAATTCAGTGATTTCATTCACACCCAGAAACGTGATCCGCGCACCAACTGTAAAAGTCCGACCATGATGTGGGATTTCTGGAGCCTCAATCCGGAAAGCCTCCACCAGGTGATGACGTTGATGAGTAACCGTGGTACGCCCCGCAGCTACCGCCACATGCACGGATTCGGCAGCCATACCTTCTCTTTCCTCAATGCCGCCAATGAACGCTTCTATGTGAAATTCCATTTCATCACCCAGCAAGGCATCGAAAACTTCACCGATGCGGAAGCCGTGGAAATGAAAGGAAAAGATCCGGACCACGCACAGCGCGACCTCGTGGAAGCCATTGACCGCAAAGACTTCCCCCGCTGGACGTTGAAAATACAGGTCATGCCCGAAGCCGAAGCTAAAACCTATCGCTGGAATCCCTTCGACCTCACCAAAGTATGGCCGCATGCCGATTATCCGCTGATCGAAGTAGGTGTGATGGAACTGAATGAAATTCCGCGTAACTATTTTGCAGATGTGGAACAAGCCGCCTTTGCACCGGCACATGTGGTAGATGGTATCGGTTATTCACCGGATAAAATGTTGCAGGGCCGTTTGCTCTCCTATCCGGATGCACACCGCTACCGCCTGGGTGTCAACTACGAACAGCTGCCGGTCAACCGTTGTCCGTTTGCAGTCAACAACTACGAGCGGGATGGCGCCATGCGCCTGGACGGCAACCAGGGCAGCGCACCCAACTACTTCCCCAACAGCTTCGATAACATTGTACCCGATCCGGCCTACAAGGCGCCCGGCCAGGAACTGGACGGTCTTTTCGCCGACTGGTACGATCGCAATGCACCAGGAGAAGATGATCACTATACACAACCCGGCAACCTTTTCCGCCTGCTGACACCAGAAGAAAAACGGGATGCCATCCACAATATCGTGGGCGCGATGTCTGGTATCAGTGGTCCTAAAAAAGACGAGATTATCAACCGGCAGCTATGCCATTTCTTCCGGGCAGATATCCAGCTGGGCATGAGTATTGCCAGTGGGCTTGGGGTGAAGGTAGATATGCCAGCACACGCGAAATAA
- the sppA gene encoding signal peptide peptidase SppA, which yields MRFFKVFFAALLAFIVFTGLCIFFLIILIGKAVTSEKVTLSPNGVLVLETSQPYQEQKLVNPLANFLPDEEGEVPGLYQTVRLIDYAAYDDNIKGIYLKTDNNANGFASNEEIRNALIRFKKGGKFIYAYGEVMTQQAYYLASVADKVYLNPKGGLDFTGFSMQLTFLKGALDKLEIEPEIFYAGRFKSATEPLRETKMTDANRQQTTQFLGELYGNFLTGISNARHIDTATLHGYANENLIQESADALKYKLVDGLKYDDEVVAELKSKTGIKAEDKLNLVSLGKYNSGTDISNGTNANKIALIYASGDIISGESDRKNTIASDNYIAEIRKAREDKNVKAILLRVNSGGGSALASEQIWRELALAKKIKPVVVSMGDYAASGGYYIACMADSIFAQPNTLTGSIGVFGMMFNLKGFFNNKLGVTFDGVKTAEYADLGGINRPLNPAEKRFVQNGIDSTYAAFKSRVVAGRKLDPAVVDSIAQGHVWSGTEAKKIGLVDRIGGIDDALDCAARLAKLSTYRLAEYPEVKENLSRLMKNLGDNVSTRIVKKELGINYDLFQQLKEVQSMHGQIQAKLPFIYKF from the coding sequence ATGCGTTTCTTTAAAGTTTTCTTTGCCGCGTTACTGGCATTTATCGTTTTTACGGGGCTTTGCATCTTCTTCCTCATCATACTTATCGGAAAGGCAGTTACCTCCGAAAAGGTGACGTTATCCCCCAATGGCGTATTAGTACTGGAAACCAGTCAACCCTACCAGGAACAGAAACTGGTAAACCCCTTAGCTAATTTTTTACCGGATGAAGAAGGTGAAGTACCTGGCTTATACCAAACCGTAAGGTTGATTGACTATGCAGCCTACGATGATAATATTAAAGGCATTTACCTGAAAACAGACAATAATGCCAACGGTTTTGCCAGCAATGAAGAAATCCGGAATGCCCTGATCCGCTTCAAAAAAGGTGGGAAATTCATCTATGCCTATGGCGAAGTCATGACACAGCAGGCGTATTACCTGGCCAGCGTGGCAGACAAGGTATACCTCAATCCCAAAGGCGGATTGGATTTCACCGGTTTCTCCATGCAGCTCACCTTCCTGAAAGGGGCGCTGGATAAACTGGAAATAGAACCGGAAATATTCTATGCCGGCAGATTCAAAAGTGCCACCGAACCATTGCGGGAAACCAAAATGACGGATGCCAACCGCCAGCAAACTACCCAGTTCCTGGGTGAACTGTATGGTAATTTCCTCACAGGTATCAGCAACGCCCGCCACATTGATACGGCTACTTTACATGGTTATGCCAACGAAAACCTGATCCAGGAGTCGGCAGATGCCCTGAAATACAAGCTGGTAGATGGTTTGAAGTATGATGATGAAGTGGTGGCCGAACTGAAAAGCAAAACCGGCATCAAAGCAGAAGATAAACTGAACCTGGTAAGTTTAGGTAAATACAACAGCGGCACCGATATCAGCAATGGCACCAATGCGAATAAAATCGCGCTGATCTATGCCTCCGGCGATATCATCTCCGGCGAATCTGACCGGAAAAATACCATTGCCAGCGACAACTATATTGCCGAAATCCGCAAGGCCCGGGAAGATAAAAATGTAAAAGCCATCCTGCTCCGCGTGAATTCCGGTGGTGGCAGCGCCCTCGCCTCCGAACAGATCTGGCGGGAGCTGGCCCTGGCTAAAAAAATTAAACCGGTAGTGGTGTCCATGGGCGACTATGCGGCTTCCGGCGGTTATTACATCGCCTGCATGGCCGATAGCATCTTTGCCCAACCTAATACCTTAACCGGTTCTATCGGGGTATTTGGTATGATGTTTAACCTGAAAGGCTTCTTCAACAATAAGCTGGGGGTGACCTTCGATGGCGTGAAAACAGCAGAATATGCCGACCTGGGTGGTATCAACCGGCCCCTAAATCCGGCAGAGAAGCGTTTTGTCCAGAATGGTATCGACAGCACCTATGCGGCGTTTAAATCCCGTGTGGTAGCTGGCAGAAAACTGGATCCTGCCGTGGTAGACAGCATTGCCCAGGGCCACGTATGGAGTGGTACCGAAGCAAAGAAAATTGGCCTGGTAGACCGGATCGGTGGTATCGATGATGCCCTCGACTGCGCTGCACGCCTGGCTAAATTATCTACCTACCGCCTGGCAGAATACCCGGAAGTAAAGGAAAACCTCAGCAGACTGATGAAAAATCTGGGTGATAATGTGAGCACCCGCATCGTGAAAAAAGAACTGGGCATCAATTATGACCTGTTCCAACAGCTGAAAGAAGTACAGTCCATGCATGGCCAGATACAGGCTAAACTGCCGTTTATCTATAAATTCTAG
- a CDS encoding NAD(P)/FAD-dependent oxidoreductase, with the protein MSAVNKRLVVAGGGAAGFFCAVNAARLCPELEVILLEKTTKLLSKVKVSGGGRCNVTHHAPDIAYMSKRYPRGQHFVKKSFSRFFVPDTIEWFAERGVKLKAEPDGRMFPVTDNSQTIIDCLLREADKYRVAVETGKEVKTFKKSGNGRWQLELQDGKTLQADYLCIAAGGFAQPDKFAWLAQSGHQIIPPAPSLFTFNMPGNPITSLMGVATEAHVKIAGTKLQEQGPLLITHWGMSGPAVLRLSAWGARELQQLQYTFTAIVNWLPGYNENTLRDEWQQLRFDLGKQKLHNKNPFNLVQRLWQFLLQQAGVPEEMRWADLPAKDQNRLLKLLVSMEFPVKGKTTFKEEFVTCGGVALSEIAPETMESRLVPDLYFAGEVMDVDGITGGFNFQHAWTSGFVAAQSIAAKV; encoded by the coding sequence ATGAGTGCAGTCAATAAACGATTAGTGGTGGCCGGCGGTGGTGCTGCCGGATTCTTCTGTGCTGTCAATGCAGCGCGTTTGTGTCCGGAGCTGGAGGTGATCCTGCTGGAAAAAACTACCAAGCTGTTGTCGAAGGTAAAAGTGAGTGGTGGCGGGCGTTGTAATGTGACCCACCACGCACCGGATATTGCGTATATGTCTAAGCGTTATCCCCGGGGACAACATTTTGTGAAGAAAAGCTTTTCCCGGTTTTTTGTGCCGGATACGATTGAATGGTTTGCAGAGAGAGGGGTGAAACTGAAAGCAGAACCCGATGGGCGGATGTTTCCGGTAACAGACAACTCACAGACCATCATCGATTGCCTGTTGCGGGAAGCCGATAAATACCGGGTGGCCGTAGAAACAGGTAAAGAAGTAAAGACCTTTAAAAAATCTGGCAACGGCCGTTGGCAGCTGGAATTGCAGGACGGTAAGACCTTACAGGCAGATTACCTGTGTATTGCCGCCGGTGGATTTGCACAACCGGATAAATTTGCGTGGTTAGCCCAATCGGGCCACCAGATTATACCGCCTGCGCCGTCGCTGTTTACCTTTAACATGCCGGGGAATCCTATTACCTCGCTGATGGGCGTGGCTACCGAAGCACATGTGAAAATAGCCGGTACCAAATTACAGGAGCAAGGCCCGCTGCTGATTACCCATTGGGGGATGAGCGGTCCGGCAGTATTGCGCCTGTCGGCCTGGGGCGCCCGGGAGCTGCAGCAGCTGCAATATACCTTTACGGCGATTGTGAACTGGCTGCCTGGCTATAATGAAAATACCCTGCGCGACGAGTGGCAGCAACTACGCTTCGATCTGGGCAAGCAGAAATTACATAATAAAAATCCGTTTAACCTGGTACAGCGACTGTGGCAGTTTCTCCTGCAGCAGGCGGGTGTACCGGAAGAAATGCGCTGGGCAGACCTGCCGGCCAAAGACCAGAACCGCCTGCTGAAACTGTTGGTGAGCATGGAGTTTCCGGTAAAGGGCAAGACTACTTTCAAAGAAGAATTTGTTACCTGTGGCGGTGTGGCGCTGAGTGAAATTGCTCCGGAAACGATGGAGAGCCGGCTGGTACCGGACCTGTATTTCGCCGGTGAAGTGATGGATGTAGATGGTATTACCGGTGGTTTCAATTTCCAGCATGCCTGGACGAGTGGCTTTGTAGCGGCGCAAAGTATTGCCGCCAAAGTATAG
- a CDS encoding anaerobic C4-dicarboxylate transporter family protein gives MIWIQFLMLLAAIVIGARMKGIGLGVMGMVVLTVYILLFRMRPADPPIDVMLIILAVVTTAATLQAAGGMEYLVRLAEKVLRSKPSLIVLLGPLVTYVFTVFAGTAHITYSLLPIIAEVATKKRIRPERALSVSVIASHLGITASPISAATAALISILHGTITLPGLLKICIPATLIGILAGVAVCWKKGKELNEDPVFLEKMKDPAFAASIDTDTRAARAPLPRGAKTSVVIFTVAVILIVLIGSFPQLLPAFGEGSSNLSVDAKGHIKMASVIELVMLAAAAIIMLLCKTTPAQVASASLFNAGAQAVVSIFGVVWMSATFMQTNTGVIEHALGEMVRMAPWTFSIALFILSALLFSQAATTKALMPLGVTLGILPAHMVAMFPAVNGDFVLPGYPTLLAAINFDRTGSTYIGKYLVNHSFMVPGLVSIGVAVAAGFFLAGVL, from the coding sequence ATGATCTGGATACAGTTTCTAATGCTATTGGCGGCCATCGTAATCGGGGCCCGCATGAAAGGTATCGGGCTGGGGGTGATGGGCATGGTGGTATTGACCGTATACATTTTGCTGTTTCGTATGCGCCCGGCGGATCCGCCGATAGATGTGATGCTGATTATTCTGGCGGTGGTCACCACCGCTGCTACGTTGCAGGCTGCCGGTGGCATGGAGTACCTGGTACGGTTAGCAGAAAAAGTACTGCGCAGCAAACCCTCCCTGATTGTATTACTGGGTCCGCTCGTGACCTATGTATTTACCGTATTTGCCGGCACCGCCCACATTACGTATTCCCTGTTACCCATTATCGCAGAAGTAGCCACCAAAAAACGTATCCGCCCGGAACGGGCCCTCAGTGTTTCGGTGATTGCTTCTCACCTGGGCATTACCGCCAGTCCGATTTCTGCTGCTACGGCAGCGTTGATCAGTATTCTTCATGGTACTATTACTTTACCCGGACTCTTAAAAATATGTATTCCTGCCACCCTGATTGGTATCCTGGCCGGTGTGGCCGTATGCTGGAAAAAAGGCAAGGAGCTGAATGAAGATCCGGTATTTCTGGAGAAGATGAAAGATCCGGCATTTGCCGCCAGTATTGATACCGATACCCGTGCGGCCCGTGCGCCGCTGCCCCGTGGGGCCAAAACATCGGTGGTGATTTTTACTGTAGCGGTCATCCTGATTGTATTGATTGGCTCTTTCCCGCAGTTGCTGCCGGCTTTTGGAGAAGGCAGCAGCAATTTATCGGTGGATGCCAAAGGACATATTAAAATGGCTTCGGTGATAGAGCTGGTGATGCTGGCTGCAGCAGCGATTATTATGTTGTTGTGTAAAACCACGCCAGCGCAGGTAGCCAGTGCCAGTTTGTTTAATGCCGGTGCACAGGCGGTGGTATCTATCTTTGGCGTGGTGTGGATGAGCGCCACTTTTATGCAAACGAATACCGGTGTTATTGAACATGCGTTGGGAGAGATGGTGCGTATGGCGCCCTGGACGTTTTCTATCGCCTTGTTTATCCTGAGTGCGTTGCTCTTTAGCCAGGCGGCTACTACCAAGGCATTGATGCCGTTGGGTGTGACGCTGGGTATTCTGCCTGCACATATGGTGGCCATGTTTCCGGCGGTAAACGGTGACTTCGTATTACCGGGTTATCCTACCTTACTGGCGGCGATCAACTTTGACCGTACGGGCAGTACCTATATCGGGAAGTATCTCGTGAATCACAGCTTTATGGTGCCTGGTCTGGTTAGTATAGGCGTAGCCGTAGCGGCGGGCTTTTTCCTGGCCGGTGTGTTGTAG
- a CDS encoding deoxynucleoside kinase, which produces MNYKFITVEGNIGAGKTTLANMLAKHFSGKLILEEFADNPFLPLFYDKPQQYAFPLELFFMAERYKQLKEMLQSQDLFRETIISDYLFTKSLLFAKINLPEEEYSLYQKLFDIINPQLVQPELLIFLHAPVPKLQENIRHRNRSYEQQIQDEYLQSVQDMYMQYIKQHPVRTLMVDMTKVDFIRQPKDFDNLLLALEKDYEPGVHYLKL; this is translated from the coding sequence ATGAATTATAAATTTATTACGGTAGAAGGGAATATAGGCGCCGGCAAAACCACGCTGGCGAATATGCTGGCCAAACATTTTTCAGGAAAACTTATTTTGGAAGAGTTTGCTGACAACCCTTTTTTACCGCTTTTCTATGATAAACCACAACAATATGCTTTTCCGCTGGAGTTGTTTTTTATGGCGGAAAGATATAAACAGCTAAAAGAGATGCTGCAGTCCCAGGACCTGTTCCGGGAAACAATCATCTCCGATTACCTGTTTACCAAAAGTCTGCTGTTTGCAAAAATCAACCTGCCGGAAGAAGAATATTCCCTTTATCAGAAACTGTTTGACATCATCAATCCGCAGCTGGTGCAGCCGGAACTGTTGATTTTCCTGCATGCACCAGTACCCAAACTCCAGGAAAATATCCGCCACCGCAACCGCTCCTATGAACAACAGATCCAGGACGAATACCTGCAAAGCGTACAGGATATGTACATGCAATATATCAAACAACACCCCGTACGTACCCTCATGGTGGATATGACCAAAGTGGATTTTATCCGGCAACCCAAAGACTTCGACAACCTGCTGCTGGCACTGGAAAAAGACTATGAACCCGGCGTACACTACCTGAAACTGTAA
- the folK gene encoding 2-amino-4-hydroxy-6-hydroxymethyldihydropteridine diphosphokinase: MNTAILLIGGNLGDRTANLQQAVAALAETAGEIIKVSALYQTAPWGVVDQPDYLNQGVVLHTQMDALTLLHTLLETERKIGRTRQEKWGSRIIDIDMIFFNDEVISLPALKIPHPRMHLRQFVLVPLAEIIPDYMHPVLHKTVSELQRSCQDLLPAERL; encoded by the coding sequence ATGAATACAGCAATATTACTTATAGGTGGCAATTTGGGTGACCGCACTGCAAACCTGCAGCAAGCCGTAGCAGCGCTCGCGGAAACCGCCGGAGAAATTATAAAAGTCTCCGCCTTATACCAGACCGCTCCGTGGGGCGTAGTGGATCAACCGGATTACCTGAATCAGGGCGTGGTACTCCATACACAGATGGATGCCCTAACGCTGCTGCATACACTGTTGGAAACAGAACGTAAAATAGGACGCACGCGCCAGGAGAAATGGGGTTCCCGTATTATTGATATCGATATGATATTTTTTAATGACGAGGTGATCTCCCTCCCTGCTTTAAAGATTCCACATCCGCGGATGCATCTCCGGCAGTTTGTACTGGTACCGCTCGCGGAAATCATACCGGATTATATGCACCCCGTGTTGCATAAAACCGTCAGCGAACTGCAACGCAGCTGTCAGGATCTGTTACCGGCAGAACGATTATAG